The DNA sequence GCTCACCGACCATAGGCGCATCAGCCGGATTTCCTCGTCCGTGAACCGACGATATTGGTCCGTGCCGTCGTGCCCTTCGCTGGAGGTCGTCACATCCTAGCCCCGATCACGGAAGCGGTTGGTAATCGGGTAACGGCGGTCGCGGCCAAAATTCTTCTTGGTAATCTTGACGCCCGGCGCCGACTGCCGCCGCTTGTATTCGGCGATGTAGAGCAGGTGCTCGACCCGGTGAACCGTCGCCTCGTCATGACCGCGGGCCACGATCTCGTCGGTCCCCATCTCCTTTTCCACCAGGCATTCGAGAATGTCGTCCAGCACCGGATAGGGCGGCAGCGAATCCTGGTCCGTCTGGTTGGGCCGAAGCTCGGCCGAGGGCGCCTTGTCGATGATGTTGTGCGGAATGACCACGCCGGAGGGTCCAAGCGCGCCCGGCGGAACCGTGGTGTTGCGCCAGCGCGAAATCGCGTAGACCTCCATCTTGTAGAGGTCCTTGATCGGGTTGAAGCCGCCGTTCATGTCGCCATAGAGCGTGGCATAGCCTACCGACATCTCCGACTTGTTGCCGGTCGTCACAACCATCGAGCCGAACTTGTTGGAGATCGCCATCAGGATTGTGCCGCGCGTGCGGCTCTGCAGGTTCTCCTCGGTGATGCCGGACTCAGTCCCTTCGAACGTATCGGACAGAGCGCTCAAGAACCCCTCGACCGGCTCGGAGATCGGCACGATATCGTAGCGGCAGCCGAGCGCTGCGGCACATTCCTTGGCGTCCTTCAGCGATTCCTGCGAGGTGTAGCGATAGGGCAGCATGATGGTACGCACCCGCTCCTCACCGAGCGCATCCACGGCGAGTGCAGCGCAGATCGCAGAATCGATACCGCCGGAAAGACCGAGCACGACGTTCTTGAAGCCGTTCTTGTTCACGTAGTCACGGAAGCCGAGCATGCAGGCGCGATAGTCCGCCTCCTCCTGCTCCGGCAACCGCGACTTGAGCCCGCTCTCGCAATGCCAGCCGCTATCGCCCTTCTTCCATTCGACAATGGTCACGGCCTCTTCGAACTGGCTCATCTGGAAAGCCAGCGACTTGTCGGTGTTGAAAGCGAAGCTTGCGCCGTCGAAGACCAGTTCGTCCTGGCCGCCCAGCTGGTTGGCATAGATCATCGGCAGGCCGGTTTCGAGCACCTGCTTCAGCACCACCTGGTGGCGTACATCGACCTTGCCGCGGTAGTAGGGCGATCCGTTCGGCGACAGCAGGATTTCAGCCCCGCTTTCGGCCAGCGTCTCGCAAACACCGAGGTCGCCCCAGATATCCTCGCAGATCGGAATGCCGATGCGCACGCCCCGGAAATTGACCGGCCCCGGCATCTCGCCCTGATCGAAGACGCGCTTTTCGTCGAACTCGCCGTAGTTCGGCAGATCGACCTTGTCGCGGATTGCAATCACCTTGCCATCGTCAAGCACGGCAACCGAATTGTGGCGCCCGGACTTGGCCTGACGCGGGAAACCGATGATGACGCCCGGGCCTCCGTCAACCGTTTCGGCAGCCAGCTTTTCGACCGCCTGCAGGCAGGCCTTCAGGAAGGCCGGCTTCAACACGAGATCCTCGGGCGGATAGCCGGAAATGAACAGTTCCGTCAGCAGCAGGAGATCGGCGCCCTGGCGCGCCGCGTCGGCACGCGCCTCGCGCGCCTTGGCCAGGTTTCCGGCGATGTCGCCCACCGTTGGATTGAGCTGGGCGACTGCGATGCGCAGGATCGAGGGAGCGGTCTTGTGAGCGGTCATGAGCGGGCCTGTCGGTCTTTTCTGAGCGATTGCGTCTGACTTTCGCAATGTTCTTTAGCGCAATCCGCGGGAAAATACCCACAGGCAATCGCCGACGGGCAAAAAAAACCGAAAAATTCTGTCTTTCCCGGTTCTTATGAACGACCGCTACAGCGCCCTCACGTCACGAAAAGCTGTTCTCAAACCCCGTTAAGAAACCATTCATCCCCTGTTCAAAATGACGGGCGTATGACAGTTACACGACACATTTATGAAACTGGAGAATACGTTGGCTAGTATCGATTCCGCTGTCGCGAGAGGTTCGCGCGTCTACGTCGATAGACCCGGCTTCACCGCACGGCACGCCAAGACGCTTGCGGCCACCCGCAGCGCATTGTTCTCTTTGTTCGTCGCGACCTCGCTGGTCTTCCTCGTCGAGCTGATCGTGCGTCAGTCGATGTCCGATGCGGTCGCCTATATACTCGACCCGACGCGCCCGGCGCTAACCACCGTCGGCGCATTTTTCCTGATCATGCTGGCCGTCGATGGCATTTTTGGTCGCGAGCACAAGTCGGCCGTGGTGATTGCGCCGCTTGCCATCATTCCCGCCGTCGTCTGCCAGCAGAAGCAGGTCTTCCTGTCCGATCCGCTTTATCCGACGGATTTCCTGTTCGGCCGTCAGATCATGGAACTGATGCCGGTGCTGGTGAAGGATCGCCCCTGGACCGCCATTGGTATCGCCGTCGGTCTTGTCGCTGCGGTCATCGCCATCGCTCTCCTGTTGCGTTTCGCCTGGCGGACCTTCCCGAAGCTGACGACGCGCGAGCGTGTTGCCCGTCTCGCTTTCGCGCTGCCGCTGCTTGTCGCCTTCTGGAACATCATGGATTACAACCAGTTCTCCTGGATCCGTGACCGCCTGAAGGTCATCCCCATCATGTGGGACCAGACGGAGAACTATAAGCACAACGGCTTTGCACTCGCCTTCGCCATCAACCTGCCCATGGCCAATGTCAGCGCGCCTGCCGGCTACATGGCCGACGCCATCGACCGCATTCCGGTGAAGCCGCTTCCGGCCGGCACGTCGCATCGCGGCAAGCCCGACGTGATCGTGCTGATGAGCGAGTCCTTCTGGGATCCGACGCGCCTGCCGAACGTCAAGCTCTCGCCCGATCCGATGCCGACGATCCGCGAGATGCAGTCGGGCAACGTGTTCTCGCCGGAATTCGGCGGCATGACCGCCAACGTCGAGTTCGAGGCGCTGACCGGTTTCTCCAACGCCTTCCTGCCCTATGGCAGCATTCCGTACCAGCAGTATATCCGCAACCCGATCCCGTCGCTCGCCACCTTCTTCCGTGGTGAAGGCTATGTCTCGCGCGCCATCCATCCCTTCCAGAGCTGGTTCTGGAACCGCACGGCGGTCTACAAGGCCTTCGGCTTCGACATGTTCAAGTCGGAAGAGAACATGCCGCCGATGCAGAAGCGTGGCATCTTCGCCTCGGACGAATCGCTGACCCACGAGATCATGCGTCAGGCCGACGCGATGGACGATCCGTTCTTCTTCTTCGCCGTCACGCTGCAGGGCCACGGCCCCTACGAGGCAAACCGGTACGCCAAGAACACCATCAAGGTCGAAGGTGACTTGCCGGAGGCGGATCGCCAGGTGCTCGCCACCTATGCCCAAGGCATCAAGGAGGCCGACGAGAGCCTGAAGATGCTGATGGACTGGGCCAAGAAGCGCGATCGCGAAACGATCATCGTGCTCTTCGGCGACCATCTGCCGCCGCTGAACACGGTCTATACCAACACCGGCTTCATGAAGGGCGTGACCGCGGAGCGCAAGGGTTCGAAGGACCAGATGAAGGCGCAGCATGAAACGCCACTCGTCGTCTGGTCGAACAAGACTGGCCCGAAGAAGAACGTCGGCACGATCAGCCCGGCCTTCCTCTCCTACCAGATCCTCAAGCAGTCCGGCTACGAGCACCCCTATTACACCGGCTTCCTCGGCAAGGTGTACGACCAGTATCGCGTCGTCGACCGCTACATGCTGATCCGCAAGAACGGCAAGGAAGTCGCCGAATGGTCGCGCCAGCCGAAGGTGCCCGCCCTTCTGCGCGACTACCGCTTCCTGCAGCACGACATGATGTTCGGAGACCGCTTCTCGACCGATCGGTTCTTCAAGTCGCACGCCGATCTCTTCGCCAGCGTCGAGGCCCACTGATCGAAGGGGCCGGAGCAGCCGTCAGCCGCTCCGGCCCCTCATTTTCCGGTGGTGCCTGATTTCCTTGCGACGCTGAAGCGCTAGATTGTCTCCGGCCAACTCCGGAGATCCCCATGGCGCATTTCAATGACATATCGAAGCAACTGTTCGGCAAGCCGCTGAGCGAACTCGGCGAAATCGAGCGCCGCATCCTGTCGCATGCCCGGGAACGGCGCACCCTTTCAACCGATTCCCACGCCGCCTTTAACGCCGGACTGACCTTCGGCGACAAGCTCGCCGACAACATTGCCCGCGTTGGCGGCTCCTGGAGCTTCATCGTCACGTTCTGCGGATTTCTCGTCTGCTGGGTCATCCTGAACTCGGTGCTGTTCGCCACCGGAGCATTCGACCCCTACCCCTACATCTTTCTCAACCTCGTGCTTTCCATGCTTGCCGCACTGCAGGCCCCGATCATCATGATGTCACAGAACCGCCAGGCTGAGCGCGACCGCTTCGCAGCGTCCAAGGACTACGAGGTCAACCTGAAGTCGGAAGTCGAACTGATCGCCCTGCACCACAAGGTCGATGACGTATTGCTGCGCGAGATCTCGGAATTGCGGGCGGACCTTGCAACGCTCAACCGCCAGCTTGAGCAGTACCGTTCGGCACCCGGGCACGACTGACCGAACATCCGAAAATTACAGATTCAGCCCCCGGCGCCCCGGGTGCAGCGCCGGCGCGTCGGTGCGATCGGGACGCCCGCGACACCCACGTAAGTCAAGGGCGATAACTAGCTCATTTTCATAAACACTAATTCAACCGTGAATACACGTTTTGCAACATCTGCGAAATCCGCACGGAATCAACAACTTATCGGAGTACGAAAAAATTAATATTTGAGGACCATCGTACGGGTGCAGGGACATTCGAAAGATACAGCAACGTGGGTACGCGGAGATGCTGCAATGTCCAACTTCAAGCGCCTTTTAGGCCGCCAAGACGGCGCCGCTGCAATCGAATTTGCAATCATAGCGCCACTCTTCTTCCTTTGCGTGCTGACCTTGATCGCCTACGGGATCTATCTCAGCGCGGCCCATTCCATACAGCAGATCGCCGCCGATGCCGCGCGCACAGCCATCGCCGGATTATCCGAAGGCGAGCGTGAACGCCTCGCGACCGACTACATCCGCCGCACCACGATGGATCAGGCCTTCATCAAATCCTCGCGCATGACCGTGACCGTCAAAGACGACGCCAGCAACGCCAACCAGTTCACCGTTCGCATCAATTACGACGCCGCCGACCTCCCGATTTTTAACCTTTTCACATTCGCAATGCCAAGCAGCCAGATCGAGCGCTTTGCAACCATACGCGTGGGAGGAGCCTGACATGTCGTGGAGATCAACGCACCTGTACACGCTGCTCCGATCGCGAGACGCCAATATCGGCATCTCCGCTGCACTGGTCATGCCACTGGTGATCGCCTCGATGGGGCTCGGCATCGACTACGGCTATCTCACCGTGCAGAAACGTGAAATGCAGTCGGCGGTCGACCTGGCCGCGATCGCCGCAGCCTCCAACATCTCGTCGGCCGAGAAGGCCGTGCTCAACTACTTCTCCAACAATGGCCTCAACTACGCCGTGGCCACACCGACCGGTCTGATGACGGTCGGTGGCAAGGTGCTGCCGCTGAGCGATGTCGGCACGGGCAAGGTGGATGGCGTGGCTAGCCTGACGCGCGGTCGCTACATCCCCGACCCTTCCGTCGAGGCTGGACAACGCTTCGTCAAGGACGCAACGCCGACCGATGCCGTGCAGGTGCTGCTCGAAAAGAAAGGCCAGATTTTCCTTGCTTCCATGTTCAGCGCCCCGCCGGACCTAAGCGTTATCGGCACGGCCGCCAGTTCCAAGATTGCCGCCTTTTCTGTCGGCTCGCGTCTCGCCAGCCTGAACGACGGGTTGTTGAACGCGATCCTCGGGCAAATGCTCGGTACGACCATCTCCCTCAAGGTCATGGATTATCAGGCGCTCATCGACGCCGACATCGACGTCCAGCCGTTCCTCAAGATCGTCGCGACAAAGCTGAACCTGACCGCCGCGTCCTATGAGGACGTGCTGAAGGCCAATCTGACCATGCCGCAGTTGCTGTCCTCTATGCGGCTCGTCCAGGGTCTTTCGGGTACGGTGACGGCCGCGCTCAAAAGCATCGAGCTTTCGACAGCAAACAACAAGAAGACCGTCACACTGGCGCATATCCTCAACCTTGATCCGAAAAAGAGCCTGCAGGTCAATGCCGGTTCCGATTGGGCCATGAAGATCAGCGCCTTGCAGATCGTCTCCGCGGCCGCAGCAATCGCCAATGGCCAGAACCAGATCGCGCTCAACGCCGTCACTGGACTTCCCGGCATCGCCTCCGCCAAGGTCAAGCTCGCGATCGGCGAGCCGCCGGTCCAGACGCCGAGCCATCGCCTCGGAACCCCGGGCGCAGCCGTACGCACCGCCCAGACGCGCCTCGCCGTCGAAGTCAACGTCGATGGCCTTGCAGCGCTCGCCGGCATGCGCATAAGGCTGCCGATCTACGTCGAACTTGCCTATTCCGAAGCGAAACTTGCCGATATTCGTTGCTACGGCGGCACCCCGGAGAACGCGGCAGTCAGCGTGGATGCCGTACCGGGCATTGCCGAGATCGCGATCGGCGACGTCGACCCGGCGGTCCTTTCGAACTTCTCGTCGGATGCCCGCGTGCAAAGGGCCCGCCTCGTCGATGCCCTTGTCGTGAAGATCGATGCCCTCGCTCATGTCGAAGCACAGAACCTCAAGGTCTCGCGCCTGAGCTTCAGCCCATCCGAGATTGCGGCTCGATCGATCAAGAGCGTCTCCACGAAGGATATTCTCACCTCCACGACCCAAACGCTGCTCAACAACCTCGACCTCAACATCCAGGTTCTGCTCCTCACGCTCGGCAGCCCGACGATCATCCAGCAGGCCCTTGCCCAGACCCTAAGTTCCGTCACCAAGCCGGTCGATGATCTCCTCTACAACCTGCTCCTGCTCGTCGGCGTGCGGGTTGGCGAGGCCGATGTGCGCGTCACCGGCGTCAAGTGCCAGCCGCCCGTGCTGGTACAGTGACGGAGACCCGGTAATCGTTCGGTGCGCGCCTGGCGGCTGAACGTCACGCGCCCCGTTTGAACAAAATCGGTTGTTCACACGTTATGAGCAAGCTACTTCTGCTATTTGGGGTTAGGCTGAGTGGCGGTTGACGACCGAGCAACTTGTAGTTCATGCATCGGGCGAGCCGCGCAAGCATCGGGGGTGTGCGCAGCAAATGCGTGTCGTGGCAGAGCATGAGGGCGTTGCGCAAGCTGGTGCACTTGCCTTTACCGCAGAGGATTTTCGCAATCATCCGAACTTCCGGGCGATCCTTCAGGCGAGCGCCCGCGATCTGATGTCGGTGTTTGACGTCTTCCCGCGGGTCGCCCGCCTCGTCGCCTCCCATCAGAAATGGACGCTGAGCCAAGCTGTCTACACGCTTCACCTCGAGCGTGATCCAGCCAATCCCGAGACGGGCATCACTACCGCGCGCCTGCTGAAGTTCATGCACGAGATGGGCGGCGCCAGCCGCAACACCGCCGCGGCCTTCATCGCCGAACTGCTGACCTACAAACTGCTGCGCGATGCCGATGGCGGTCGTGCCAGAAAGAAGGTGCGGCCGCTGGAGCCGACCGAGATCAGCGAAGGCGCGATGCTGCGCTGGTTCATGACCCAGATGGGCACACTCGACCGTTTCGATGGCAAGGGCCGCCTTCAGCGCGTCGAAGCGGATCGGACGATCTTCGACCGCGCCCAACCGATCGCCACCCGCCTGCTGCTCGCCGACCACCGTTGGAACGAGCCGCCGGAAGCGGTGGCCGCCTTCGTCTGGACCGAGTGCGGCGGCCTGCTGCTCGACGATCTCATGTCGCGGCCGCAAAGCCTCGATCCGGTCGACGGCAAGGTCTGGCTGGAAGCGAGCCTCTCGGAACTCGCCACGCACTACATGATCTCCAACACGCATATCAGGCGAATTTTCACCCGCGCCCAGGATGCGGGCCTGATAGGTCGCGCCGGCGAGGGCCAGCGCGGTCTGTTCTGGCTCGGCGAACGCCTGCTCGACGAATATTGTCAGTGGCAATCGGTCAAGATGGCTGGCCTTGCCAACGGCTTCGAGCAGGCGGTTCGGCAGGCAACGAGCACACCGGAGTGATCGCTCAGTTGCGTCCGGCCGCATATTGCGGCAAGTCGTCCGCGATCTCGTAGAAGTCTCCCTGGTCTTCGCAGAAGATGTGGTAGCCGCCCTTCAGCTCGGTCGGCTTCTCGAAGGCGCCAGCCAGGATCGAGGTATAGCCAAGCCCGTCCGCCTTCCAGAACAACGCCGATCCGCAATGCCGGCAGAAGCCGCGACTGGCGCTATCGCTTGCCCTATACCAGGTGACGTTCTCGCCCCCCTCCACCGCAAGGTCCTGATCCTCGACATTGGTCGCTGCGTAGTAGAGGCCGGTCTGCTTGCGGCACTGGCTGCAATGGCAATAGATCAGTTCGCGCAGCTCGCCACGCGCTGCAAAGCGCACTGCCCCGCAAAGGCAACTTCCATTGTGAATGTCCGGCATTGTCTCCCCCAAGGTCGCGATCATCTTGTTTCACACTGTCATGAGGTGGCTGCAGGCAAACGACCACACACGCCGCTTCCTGCTCCAGACACGAAAATGCCGGGCCAGCTTCCAGAGCCGACCCGGCATTGTCAAATTCAAAGCGCCTAAGCGAAGTTCAGAAAAGTTGAACGACGCCAGCGACTTAGATCAACCGTTGACCACCATTCTCTTCTCGTCGCGGCCGCCCTTCATGCGTTCTGCGAGCAGGAAAGCAAGCTCCAGCGCCTGGTCGGCGTTGAGGCGCGGATCGCAATGGGTGTGGTAACGGTCGGCAAGGTCGTCGCCGGAAAGCGCGCGGGCGCCGCCCGTGCATTCCGTCACGTCGTTGCCGGTCATCTCGATATGGATGCCGCCCGGATGCGTGCCTTCGGCGCGATGGATCTGGAAGAAGCTTTCGACTTCCGACAGGATCCGCTCGAACGGACGGGTCTTGTAGTTGTTGAGCGTGATGGTGTTGCCGTGCATCGGGTCGCAGGACCAGACGACCTTCTTGCCTTCGCGCTCGACCGCGCGGATGAGGCGCGGCAGATGTTCGGCCACCTTGTCATGGCCGAAGCGGCAGATGAGGGTCAGGCGTCCGGCTTCGTTGGCCGGGTTCAAGAGGTCGATCAGCTCGAGCAGGCCATCGGCCGTCAGCGAAGGACCGCACTTGAGACCGAGCGGGTTCTTGATGCCGCGGCAGTATTCGATGTGCGCATGGTCGGGCTGACGGGTACGGTCGCCGATCCAGATCATGTGGCCCGACGTCGCGTACCAGTCGCCCGAGGTCGAATCGACGCGCGTCAGCGCCTGCTCGTAGCCGAGCAGCAGCGCCTCGTGGCTGGTGAAGAAGTCGGTCTCGCGCAGGCTCGGATGGTTTTCCGAGGTGATACCGATCGCCTTCATGAAGTCCATGGTCTCGGAGATCCGGTCGGCGAGCTTGCGGTAGCGTTCCGCCTGCGGGCTGTCCTTGACGAAGCCGAGCATCCACTGGTGCACGTTGTCGAGGTTGGCATAGCCACCCATCGCAAAGGCGCGCAGAAGGTTCAGCGTCGCGGCCGACTGGCGGTAAGCCATGATCTGGCGTTCCGGGTTCGGGATACGCGCTTCCTCCGTGAACTCGATGCCGTTGATGATGTCGCCACGGTACGACGGCAGCGTCACGTCACCCTGCTTCTCAACGCCTGAAGAGCGCGGCTTGGCGAACTGGCCGGCGATGCGGCCGACCTTTACCACCGGCTGCTGCGCGCCGAAGGTCAGGACGACGGCCATCTGCAGGAAGGCGCGGAAGAAGTCGCGGATCGTATCGGCGCCGTGCTCGGCGAAGCTCTCGGCGCAGTCGCCGCCCTGCAGCAGGAAGCCGCGACCTTCGGCGACGTTGGCAAGGGCACTCTTCAAACGGCGCGCTTCGCCTGCAAACACCAGCGGCGGATACTTCGCGAGGCGCGCTTCGGTCGCCTCAAGCGCTGCCAGGTCCGGATAGTCCGGCACCTGCTGGATGGGTTTCTGCCGCCAGCTGTTTGGAGTCCAAGTCTGTGCCATTTCGATCACCTGTTGTCTGCCGCGGTTCTGTCCGCGCGGGTCGCGCCCTGACGGCCGAAGGCGGCCGCCCGGTATTCGGAAATTTCACTCACATCCGCGTGCCCTGCCCCGGACGCTGAGCCCGGCCTTGTGCCCACTCCAGGCGGAAACGCCGCGGAATGCGGGCTTATAGACGTTAAGGAAACGCTTGGAAAGCCATCCTACCAGAATTCATTGCTTTGCAGGACGTACAGGGCGCAAGGATATGTCCGGTCAGCGCACAATCTCGAAAAGCGAAGGCGGCGGCACGAAAGAATTATGCGCAGTTTCAACGAGATAGTGCCGCCAATTCGCTACCGCCACTGTCGTGCAGCGCGGTTGGCGACATAGGCAACAATCCGTTCATCGATCATGTCCAGCAGCTTTCGGCCCGCAGCGGCTGGCACTGATGCCCCAGAGTGCACCTGCGACCGGCGCGGCTGGGGCACGCGTCAGGCGCACTTGGCGCCTGCGCCGGCGCAACAGCAGGAACGACAGGATCGGCAGCACCCAGTGCAGCCCACGCCACTCCGGTCCGTCAAGCGGATCGTCAAAACTCTTGCACGGCCCCCGCCGGTGTTGGCATTGGAGCGTCGTCCACATGACTGCCCAGTGCTCAAGCATGTTCTCGCCTCCTTTGCCTTGGGACACCGGGAGACCTAATGTCTTCTCCTGGAGCGTTGTAGGCGCGGCACTGAAAGACGTCTTTCATCCGCGAACGGACGCAAACGAGACCGACCCGCGCTAGTAGGAGACGGTGACTGTCAAGGAGAGCATATGGCTGAGCCAGCCTGGGACGATCTGAAACTGTTTTATCATGTCGCGACCGAAGGCGGATTGAGCGGCGCCGCCACGCGGACAGGCTTGAGCGCGCCGACCATCGGCCGCCGCATGCTTGCGCTCGAACGCACGATCGGCCGGGCGCTCTTCATCCGCAGCCAGCAGGGCTACCGCCTCGCCCATGACGGCCAGATCCTGTTCGAACATGTCCGCGCCATGCAGAATGCCGCCGACAGCATCTCCGACTGGCACCGCGACGCATTCGCGCTGCCCATCGTCTCGGTCGCAGGCGATGCCTGGGTGGCCGGCTTCGTCGCCGACCATGCGATGGATATCCGCTCCTGGGGCGACGGCTTTCGCTTCTGCTGCAAGCATGCCCGTCGCGGCTTCGACTTGACCTTCAGAGAGGCCGACGTCGCCGTGCTCCATGAACAGCCCCGATCCGGCAATGTGGCTGTACGCCGCTCGGTGAACATCGCCTACGCCGTCTATCGCGCCGGCAACATGCCGGAGCGCGATGACTTTCCGTGGATCTCGATCGGTACGGAAGTTGCCGGCTCGCCGGCCGAGAAGTGGGTGTTTGAAAACCGCGAGCAGCAGATCCACACGTGGACCGACAGTCCCGCTTTCCTCGCGCGGCTGATCCGGAACGGCGCCGGGCGCGGCG is a window from the Ensifer adhaerens genome containing:
- a CDS encoding NAD+ synthase, whose translation is MTAHKTAPSILRIAVAQLNPTVGDIAGNLAKAREARADAARQGADLLLLTELFISGYPPEDLVLKPAFLKACLQAVEKLAAETVDGGPGVIIGFPRQAKSGRHNSVAVLDDGKVIAIRDKVDLPNYGEFDEKRVFDQGEMPGPVNFRGVRIGIPICEDIWGDLGVCETLAESGAEILLSPNGSPYYRGKVDVRHQVVLKQVLETGLPMIYANQLGGQDELVFDGASFAFNTDKSLAFQMSQFEEAVTIVEWKKGDSGWHCESGLKSRLPEQEEADYRACMLGFRDYVNKNGFKNVVLGLSGGIDSAICAALAVDALGEERVRTIMLPYRYTSQESLKDAKECAAALGCRYDIVPISEPVEGFLSALSDTFEGTESGITEENLQSRTRGTILMAISNKFGSMVVTTGNKSEMSVGYATLYGDMNGGFNPIKDLYKMEVYAISRWRNTTVPPGALGPSGVVIPHNIIDKAPSAELRPNQTDQDSLPPYPVLDDILECLVEKEMGTDEIVARGHDEATVHRVEHLLYIAEYKRRQSAPGVKITKKNFGRDRRYPITNRFRDRG
- a CDS encoding LTA synthase family protein; the protein is MASIDSAVARGSRVYVDRPGFTARHAKTLAATRSALFSLFVATSLVFLVELIVRQSMSDAVAYILDPTRPALTTVGAFFLIMLAVDGIFGREHKSAVVIAPLAIIPAVVCQQKQVFLSDPLYPTDFLFGRQIMELMPVLVKDRPWTAIGIAVGLVAAVIAIALLLRFAWRTFPKLTTRERVARLAFALPLLVAFWNIMDYNQFSWIRDRLKVIPIMWDQTENYKHNGFALAFAINLPMANVSAPAGYMADAIDRIPVKPLPAGTSHRGKPDVIVLMSESFWDPTRLPNVKLSPDPMPTIREMQSGNVFSPEFGGMTANVEFEALTGFSNAFLPYGSIPYQQYIRNPIPSLATFFRGEGYVSRAIHPFQSWFWNRTAVYKAFGFDMFKSEENMPPMQKRGIFASDESLTHEIMRQADAMDDPFFFFAVTLQGHGPYEANRYAKNTIKVEGDLPEADRQVLATYAQGIKEADESLKMLMDWAKKRDRETIIVLFGDHLPPLNTVYTNTGFMKGVTAERKGSKDQMKAQHETPLVVWSNKTGPKKNVGTISPAFLSYQILKQSGYEHPYYTGFLGKVYDQYRVVDRYMLIRKNGKEVAEWSRQPKVPALLRDYRFLQHDMMFGDRFSTDRFFKSHADLFASVEAH
- a CDS encoding DUF1003 domain-containing protein; this translates as MAHFNDISKQLFGKPLSELGEIERRILSHARERRTLSTDSHAAFNAGLTFGDKLADNIARVGGSWSFIVTFCGFLVCWVILNSVLFATGAFDPYPYIFLNLVLSMLAALQAPIIMMSQNRQAERDRFAASKDYEVNLKSEVELIALHHKVDDVLLREISELRADLATLNRQLEQYRSAPGHD
- a CDS encoding TadE/TadG family type IV pilus assembly protein, with the protein product MSNFKRLLGRQDGAAAIEFAIIAPLFFLCVLTLIAYGIYLSAAHSIQQIAADAARTAIAGLSEGERERLATDYIRRTTMDQAFIKSSRMTVTVKDDASNANQFTVRINYDAADLPIFNLFTFAMPSSQIERFATIRVGGA
- a CDS encoding pilus assembly protein TadG-related protein, which encodes MSWRSTHLYTLLRSRDANIGISAALVMPLVIASMGLGIDYGYLTVQKREMQSAVDLAAIAAASNISSAEKAVLNYFSNNGLNYAVATPTGLMTVGGKVLPLSDVGTGKVDGVASLTRGRYIPDPSVEAGQRFVKDATPTDAVQVLLEKKGQIFLASMFSAPPDLSVIGTAASSKIAAFSVGSRLASLNDGLLNAILGQMLGTTISLKVMDYQALIDADIDVQPFLKIVATKLNLTAASYEDVLKANLTMPQLLSSMRLVQGLSGTVTAALKSIELSTANNKKTVTLAHILNLDPKKSLQVNAGSDWAMKISALQIVSAAAAIANGQNQIALNAVTGLPGIASAKVKLAIGEPPVQTPSHRLGTPGAAVRTAQTRLAVEVNVDGLAALAGMRIRLPIYVELAYSEAKLADIRCYGGTPENAAVSVDAVPGIAEIAIGDVDPAVLSNFSSDARVQRARLVDALVVKIDALAHVEAQNLKVSRLSFSPSEIAARSIKSVSTKDILTSTTQTLLNNLDLNIQVLLLTLGSPTIIQQALAQTLSSVTKPVDDLLYNLLLLVGVRVGEADVRVTGVKCQPPVLVQ
- a CDS encoding GFA family protein → MPDIHNGSCLCGAVRFAARGELRELIYCHCSQCRKQTGLYYAATNVEDQDLAVEGGENVTWYRASDSASRGFCRHCGSALFWKADGLGYTSILAGAFEKPTELKGGYHIFCEDQGDFYEIADDLPQYAAGRN
- a CDS encoding class II 3-deoxy-7-phosphoheptulonate synthase, which encodes MAQTWTPNSWRQKPIQQVPDYPDLAALEATEARLAKYPPLVFAGEARRLKSALANVAEGRGFLLQGGDCAESFAEHGADTIRDFFRAFLQMAVVLTFGAQQPVVKVGRIAGQFAKPRSSGVEKQGDVTLPSYRGDIINGIEFTEEARIPNPERQIMAYRQSAATLNLLRAFAMGGYANLDNVHQWMLGFVKDSPQAERYRKLADRISETMDFMKAIGITSENHPSLRETDFFTSHEALLLGYEQALTRVDSTSGDWYATSGHMIWIGDRTRQPDHAHIEYCRGIKNPLGLKCGPSLTADGLLELIDLLNPANEAGRLTLICRFGHDKVAEHLPRLIRAVEREGKKVVWSCDPMHGNTITLNNYKTRPFERILSEVESFFQIHRAEGTHPGGIHIEMTGNDVTECTGGARALSGDDLADRYHTHCDPRLNADQALELAFLLAERMKGGRDEKRMVVNG
- a CDS encoding LysR family transcriptional regulator; the protein is MAEPAWDDLKLFYHVATEGGLSGAATRTGLSAPTIGRRMLALERTIGRALFIRSQQGYRLAHDGQILFEHVRAMQNAADSISDWHRDAFALPIVSVAGDAWVAGFVADHAMDIRSWGDGFRFCCKHARRGFDLTFREADVAVLHEQPRSGNVAVRRSVNIAYAVYRAGNMPERDDFPWISIGTEVAGSPAEKWVFENREQQIHTWTDSPAFLARLIRNGAGRGVLPALVGDGDPLLKREGGLIESLTHPLWIAANDDDRRRPEVRTVIDRLADLFKREEARLAGASA